The Brevibacillus brevis genome contains a region encoding:
- a CDS encoding peptide-binding protein: MKKGKGWLKPLALLSLTGALLVGCSSGNNASPGTATPAPTKKPVEQVAPQATSTDDEKPIDGGTFTHSTTSDIVTINPIFGNDTASGDVMEYTQAYLYNRNPSFDLAVYPWSLAAELPKISEDGLTYTIKMKNHAKWSDGTPITADDLIYTINAIKNPETGSPEITKYDKVKEMKKLDDYTVEIKLTQLYAPFAFGLMQKLAPAHVLKDVPFKELQAHPYGKDPAKTPTSGPYKWSEWKQKEFHVLDANPNYWGEKKPHIQKVVYKIYADQNTQVQALMKGDVDLVDSIPVTQLEAVKAKGNINISTEPGPSYEYFAFNFDKKNFPNNYGLFEGQKTRQAIAHAINRQGIIDNILKGTGKIMDAPFLPGTWADPGDAAVHYEYSVEKAKQLLKEDGWVAGTDGILAKDGNRFSFEFIFNSGNSRREQAAVVIQQNLKEVGIEAKPKALDFSALVDQYANPGKFQVLLLGWQLSDPDPDGISTFGKKAFPPGNNAGWYDNPKLDALWEKAVSTVKQEERAAIYKEVGKEISTNLPYVFMYQYGTPRGMTSRVKYKDEFKPVSMIPYGETFGFLNWWIDDTKK; this comes from the coding sequence TTGAAAAAAGGGAAAGGTTGGTTGAAGCCGTTAGCGTTGCTCTCGTTAACCGGCGCGCTGTTGGTCGGGTGCTCAAGCGGGAACAACGCTTCGCCAGGAACTGCAACACCCGCACCAACAAAAAAACCGGTGGAGCAGGTGGCTCCTCAGGCGACCAGTACGGATGATGAGAAACCAATAGACGGTGGAACGTTTACGCATTCTACGACGTCTGACATCGTCACGATCAATCCGATTTTCGGAAATGACACGGCATCCGGCGACGTGATGGAGTACACCCAGGCGTATTTGTACAATCGAAATCCATCTTTTGATTTAGCTGTTTACCCTTGGTCCCTTGCAGCTGAGTTGCCGAAAATAAGCGAGGATGGCCTCACCTATACAATCAAGATGAAGAATCATGCGAAATGGTCCGATGGAACGCCAATTACGGCTGACGACTTGATTTATACCATTAATGCCATCAAAAATCCTGAGACTGGATCACCAGAAATTACGAAATACGACAAAGTTAAAGAGATGAAAAAACTGGATGATTACACCGTAGAAATCAAATTGACTCAATTGTACGCTCCATTTGCTTTTGGATTAATGCAAAAGTTGGCACCAGCCCACGTGCTGAAAGACGTACCGTTTAAAGAATTGCAAGCACATCCTTACGGAAAAGATCCAGCCAAGACACCTACTTCCGGACCGTACAAATGGTCAGAATGGAAACAAAAGGAATTCCATGTCCTAGATGCTAACCCAAATTACTGGGGTGAAAAGAAGCCGCATATCCAAAAGGTTGTGTACAAAATCTATGCGGATCAAAACACACAAGTACAGGCTCTGATGAAAGGCGACGTTGACTTGGTAGATTCTATTCCTGTCACGCAGCTCGAAGCGGTGAAGGCGAAAGGAAATATCAACATTTCGACGGAGCCAGGTCCTAGCTATGAATACTTTGCTTTCAACTTCGACAAGAAGAACTTCCCGAACAATTACGGGTTGTTTGAAGGTCAAAAAACGCGTCAGGCCATCGCTCACGCAATCAATCGTCAAGGTATTATCGACAATATCTTGAAAGGAACCGGAAAAATTATGGATGCACCGTTCCTGCCAGGTACATGGGCAGACCCGGGCGATGCAGCAGTCCATTACGAATATAGTGTAGAGAAAGCAAAACAATTGCTGAAAGAAGACGGATGGGTAGCCGGGACAGATGGAATCCTTGCCAAAGACGGCAATCGCTTCTCCTTTGAATTCATTTTCAACTCGGGGAACAGTCGTCGTGAACAGGCAGCAGTTGTTATTCAGCAAAACCTGAAAGAGGTCGGAATTGAAGCGAAGCCAAAAGCATTAGACTTCTCGGCTCTTGTCGATCAGTATGCCAACCCTGGTAAATTCCAGGTTCTGCTACTCGGATGGCAATTGTCTGATCCAGATCCAGATGGCATTTCTACTTTCGGGAAAAAGGCATTCCCGCCTGGCAACAACGCTGGCTGGTACGACAATCCGAAGCTGGATGCGCTCTGGGAAAAAGCGGTATCCACGGTTAAACAAGAGGAGCGTGCAGCGATCTATAAAGAAGTCGGAAAAGAAATCTCGACGAACCTGCCATACGTATTCATGTATCAGTACGGAACGCCACGAGGCATGACTTCTCGCGTCAAATATAAGGATGAGTTTAAACCAGTATCCATGATTCCATATGGGGAGACCTTTGGCTTCCTGAACTGGTGGATCGACGATACCAAAAAATAA
- a CDS encoding ABC transporter permease, protein MTEYLVRRVLQAVLVLFLITVVSFGLMHAAPGGPLKVMLSPGMSPEAQLIQMKNMGLDQPVHIQYMKWVGNLLQGDLGHTFKNNVPVGDILWPTVWNTFVLMSVAWGLSMLIAIPWGIYNSTKQYGLSDQIASIVAYLGFAMPTFWFGIMLQQYFAMQLNLLPLSDMYTMGKEGQVSDLILHLILPVSVLTLVNIAAYVKYTRASMLEVLEQDYIRTARAKGMKERRVIFRHALRNALIPVVTIIGLDLPTLVAGAALTESVFNWPGMGRLFVEMAVAREYSVLMSITLLISLMVIIGNLLADLIYALVDPRVQLGRKGGRAA, encoded by the coding sequence TTGACTGAATATTTAGTACGCCGCGTACTACAAGCCGTGCTTGTTTTATTTTTGATCACAGTGGTTTCGTTCGGACTTATGCATGCAGCACCCGGAGGACCGCTAAAAGTCATGCTTTCACCAGGAATGTCTCCTGAAGCACAGCTCATCCAGATGAAAAATATGGGGTTGGATCAGCCAGTCCATATTCAATACATGAAATGGGTCGGTAATTTGCTGCAAGGAGATTTGGGCCATACCTTTAAAAATAACGTTCCTGTTGGCGATATATTGTGGCCAACGGTCTGGAATACGTTTGTGCTCATGTCTGTAGCGTGGGGACTTTCCATGCTGATCGCCATCCCCTGGGGGATCTACAACAGCACAAAACAATACGGCCTATCTGACCAAATCGCCTCCATCGTTGCCTATCTCGGATTCGCGATGCCGACCTTCTGGTTTGGGATTATGCTACAACAGTATTTCGCGATGCAGTTGAATCTGCTCCCACTATCTGACATGTACACGATGGGGAAAGAGGGACAAGTAAGCGACCTCATTTTGCACTTGATTCTACCTGTTTCGGTGTTAACACTGGTGAACATTGCAGCCTATGTCAAATATACGCGCGCCAGTATGCTGGAGGTTTTGGAGCAGGATTATATTCGGACGGCTCGTGCTAAAGGGATGAAGGAAAGACGCGTTATTTTCCGCCATGCTCTGCGGAACGCACTAATTCCTGTTGTGACGATCATCGGATTGGATTTGCCGACTCTGGTAGCAGGTGCAGCATTGACAGAGAGTGTATTTAACTGGCCAGGCATGGGGCGTCTGTTTGTAGAAATGGCTGTAGCCCGTGAATATTCTGTGTTGATGTCGATCACGTTGCTGATTTCGCTGATGGTAATTATCGGAAACCTGCTAGCCGATTTAATCTACGCACTGGTTGATCCACGTGTGCAGCTTGGACGCAAAGGAGGCAGGGCAGCATGA
- a CDS encoding ABC transporter permease — translation MSQVQLQDDTVVETNRPGGQLPTNPVGQKPPGLWTTAGKKFMRNPYAVGGLIVLLFFIGIAVFADWVAPHDPAKVDFMITNLPPGTEGYVLGTDELGRDILSRLIHSSRVSMLVGFSVAFAAVVIGTLIGAISGYFGGWIDTCFMRLVDVMNSIPSLFFNILVLALFGAEFIYMILILSLTSWTSVARLVRGQFLQLREMQYVEAARAIGVSHWGIITRHLIRNAMAPIIVYATLMVGSAILSESGLSYLGLGIQPPETSWGLMLSKAQEFMLVDPLQALYPGLCILLVVLAVNFVGDGIRDAFDPRKKKKNPKRRLNKWNATSSK, via the coding sequence ATGAGTCAAGTACAGCTTCAAGATGACACTGTTGTTGAAACGAATCGACCGGGTGGACAGCTCCCGACGAATCCTGTTGGCCAAAAGCCCCCTGGGCTCTGGACAACTGCGGGCAAAAAATTCATGCGCAATCCGTATGCCGTTGGTGGCTTGATCGTGCTCCTGTTTTTTATTGGGATCGCTGTGTTTGCCGATTGGGTTGCGCCGCATGATCCAGCAAAGGTCGATTTTATGATTACCAACCTGCCTCCTGGAACAGAAGGGTATGTGCTCGGAACAGACGAGCTCGGTCGTGATATCTTATCCCGCCTCATTCATAGCAGCCGGGTGTCCATGCTAGTCGGCTTCAGCGTTGCTTTTGCTGCGGTTGTCATCGGGACGCTGATTGGAGCGATTTCTGGCTATTTCGGCGGCTGGATTGACACCTGCTTCATGCGTCTCGTGGACGTGATGAACTCCATTCCGAGTTTGTTCTTTAACATTCTGGTTCTGGCTCTCTTCGGAGCGGAATTTATCTACATGATCCTGATTTTGTCACTGACGAGCTGGACAAGTGTGGCACGTCTGGTGCGCGGCCAGTTCTTGCAGCTACGGGAAATGCAGTATGTGGAAGCAGCAAGAGCGATCGGCGTTTCGCACTGGGGCATTATTACGCGTCACCTGATTCGCAATGCAATGGCTCCGATTATTGTGTACGCAACTCTCATGGTTGGTTCGGCCATTTTGTCAGAGTCAGGTCTCTCTTATTTAGGCTTGGGGATTCAACCACCTGAAACAAGCTGGGGATTAATGCTGAGCAAGGCGCAGGAATTCATGCTGGTCGATCCTTTGCAAGCACTTTATCCTGGTCTTTGTATTTTGCTCGTGGTGCTAGCGGTTAACTTCGTCGGAGACGGTATTCGCGATGCATTCGACCCACGGAAGAAAAAGAAGAACCCGAAAAGGAGGCTGAACAAGTGGAACGCAACATCCTCGAAATAA
- a CDS encoding ABC transporter ATP-binding protein: protein MERNILEIKNLTTCFFTDDGTVKATDRVSINVGKGQTVCLVGESGSGKSVTSLAVMRLIDYAGGFIQSGNVMFHGQDLAAKDLDEMMHIRGNKIAMIFQDPMSALNPVFTVGDQIAESLMLHQNMSQQDAFKKAIEMLRLVGIPAPEVRVKQYPHEMSGGMCQRVVIAMALACNPEMLIADEPTTALDVTVQAQILDLLRRLQKELGMSILLITHDMGVAAEMADRIAVMYAGTIVEEGTVERIFDEPRHPYTIGLLQSIPGFEGERGGELYTIQGTIPSITQLPTGCRFHPRCPHAIDKCRKEEPILREVVTGQQVACWLNEDVSNHFRRNQRANSVAGSKAEVNPQ, encoded by the coding sequence GTGGAACGCAACATCCTCGAAATAAAAAATTTGACCACTTGCTTCTTTACGGATGACGGCACGGTCAAGGCCACGGATCGAGTGAGCATCAACGTTGGCAAAGGACAGACGGTGTGCTTGGTAGGGGAATCCGGCAGCGGGAAGAGTGTGACGTCACTTGCGGTCATGCGACTGATTGATTATGCGGGCGGATTTATTCAGAGTGGGAACGTCATGTTTCACGGTCAGGATCTGGCGGCAAAGGACTTGGATGAAATGATGCACATTCGCGGAAACAAAATCGCGATGATTTTCCAAGACCCGATGTCGGCTCTCAATCCGGTGTTTACGGTAGGCGATCAAATTGCGGAGAGCTTGATGCTGCATCAAAATATGAGCCAGCAGGATGCGTTTAAAAAAGCGATCGAAATGCTTCGCCTGGTTGGGATTCCGGCGCCGGAAGTACGAGTGAAGCAGTATCCGCACGAAATGTCCGGAGGAATGTGCCAGCGTGTTGTCATCGCGATGGCCTTGGCCTGCAACCCGGAAATGCTGATAGCAGATGAGCCAACTACTGCTCTTGATGTAACGGTTCAAGCGCAAATTTTGGATTTGCTCAGACGGCTGCAAAAGGAATTGGGCATGTCGATTTTACTGATCACTCATGACATGGGGGTAGCAGCAGAGATGGCGGATCGTATCGCGGTGATGTATGCAGGAACGATTGTGGAGGAGGGAACGGTCGAACGGATCTTTGACGAGCCCCGGCATCCTTACACGATTGGCTTGCTGCAGTCCATTCCCGGATTTGAAGGGGAGCGCGGTGGTGAACTGTACACGATCCAGGGCACCATCCCGAGCATTACCCAATTGCCGACGGGCTGCCGTTTTCACCCGCGTTGTCCGCATGCGATTGACAAATGCCGAAAAGAGGAACCCATCTTGCGCGAGGTGGTTACGGGACAACAAGTGGCTTGCTGGTTGAACGAAGATGTCAGCAATCACTTCAGAAGAAATCAGCGTGCCAATTCAGTCGCTGGAAGCAAAGCAGAGGTGAACCCCCAATGA
- a CDS encoding ABC transporter ATP-binding protein codes for MNREYLIEAKDIKKYFPIKAGLLSRVVGHVKAVDDVSFGIRPGETFGLVGESGCGKSTLGRVVLNLQRATSGEVLFDGTNIHQVNRQENLKLRRDMQIIFQDPFGSLNPRFLVSDTIGEPLRVHLRASAKEIDDRVVELMSLVGLDPSRRNRYPHEFSGGQRQRIGIARSIALSPRFIVADEAVSALDVSVQSQVLNLMMKLQKEMGLTYLFIAHGLNVVRHISDRVGVMYLGKMVEIARTDDLFAQPLHPYTAALLSAIPKPTPHRRQERIVLQGDVPSPANPPSGCRFHPRCPMAQERCSKEIPELIEVGQDRQVACHFPLA; via the coding sequence ATGAACCGGGAATATTTGATCGAAGCAAAAGATATCAAAAAGTATTTTCCGATTAAGGCAGGCTTGTTGAGTCGTGTCGTCGGTCATGTAAAAGCGGTAGATGATGTATCATTCGGAATTCGGCCAGGGGAGACATTTGGGCTCGTAGGAGAATCCGGCTGCGGGAAGTCGACGCTGGGGCGTGTCGTGCTGAATTTGCAAAGGGCGACGAGTGGAGAAGTCTTGTTTGATGGAACCAATATTCATCAAGTGAACAGACAAGAGAATTTGAAGCTGAGACGGGATATGCAGATTATATTCCAAGACCCGTTTGGTTCGTTGAATCCACGATTTTTGGTTAGTGATACTATTGGAGAGCCGTTACGGGTTCATCTGCGTGCGTCTGCAAAGGAAATAGATGATCGCGTAGTCGAGCTGATGAGTCTGGTGGGACTTGATCCTTCGAGGCGGAATCGGTACCCGCATGAGTTTTCCGGGGGACAGCGGCAACGGATCGGTATTGCGCGGTCGATTGCACTCTCACCACGGTTTATTGTGGCGGATGAAGCTGTTTCTGCGCTGGATGTGTCCGTACAGTCACAGGTTTTGAACCTGATGATGAAATTACAAAAAGAGATGGGGCTGACCTATCTATTTATCGCGCATGGTCTGAATGTGGTACGCCATATTTCTGATCGGGTAGGCGTGATGTACTTGGGGAAAATGGTGGAGATTGCACGAACGGATGACTTGTTTGCACAGCCACTGCATCCGTATACGGCGGCATTGTTGTCGGCGATTCCGAAGCCTACTCCGCATAGGCGACAAGAGCGGATCGTCCTGCAAGGGGATGTACCATCTCCGGCTAATCCGCCGTCAGGTTGTCGTTTTCATCCTCGTTGTCCAATGGCGCAGGAGAGATGCAGCAAGGAGATTCCCGAGCTTATAGAGGTTGGACAGGATCGGCAGGTCGCGTGTCATTTCCCTTTAGCATAG
- a CDS encoding DUF5050 domain-containing protein, with protein sequence MVQHKGKWIITIAMAVCLIVVFGFGNQQTMATAPTKKPVINVLGSDPVNINSDRSFVTVQGEWIFYNNDGLYKIKKDGSSLQKLSSDWADNLNVVGDWIYYTRNKPMKEIYQLEMPHFDINDTYEDVTELMKIKTDGSSKTVIKSGSLAEGDRNNVYRLYVVGDIIYYADGYGPLYRMDTNGKNQKKLLDQFEEFYFYQDWIFYTNESRQLYKMKRNGTQKKVVSKDTGLTLVGLSGDFIYYTKWVNDKGVVDVYKIGLTDGKTALVKKGLPPAENPIIIAGKYLYYISEIKGVHTVGRMNMTDGKTTPLYPLGSNSNQSINIGGEFIFFYEYQASDHEKKDVFKVKMGENKVEKVTSKAK encoded by the coding sequence ATGGTGCAACATAAAGGGAAATGGATAATCACCATTGCGATGGCAGTATGTCTGATTGTGGTCTTTGGTTTTGGCAATCAACAAACAATGGCGACTGCGCCAACCAAAAAGCCAGTGATAAATGTCTTGGGCAGCGATCCAGTCAATATCAATTCAGATCGAAGCTTTGTCACCGTGCAAGGAGAGTGGATTTTTTATAACAACGATGGCTTATACAAAATCAAAAAGGATGGAAGCTCTCTTCAAAAGTTGAGCAGTGATTGGGCCGATAATTTGAATGTTGTAGGTGACTGGATTTACTATACGCGCAATAAGCCTATGAAAGAAATCTATCAGCTAGAGATGCCCCATTTCGATATCAATGATACGTATGAAGATGTGACGGAGCTCATGAAAATCAAGACAGACGGCAGTTCGAAAACAGTCATCAAAAGTGGAAGCCTTGCGGAAGGGGATCGCAATAACGTATATAGATTGTATGTAGTGGGAGATATCATCTACTACGCAGATGGTTATGGTCCTTTGTACAGGATGGACACGAACGGCAAAAATCAAAAGAAGCTGCTTGATCAGTTTGAGGAATTTTATTTCTATCAGGATTGGATTTTCTACACCAATGAGAGTCGTCAACTATACAAAATGAAGCGGAATGGAACGCAGAAAAAGGTCGTAAGCAAAGACACAGGGCTGACCCTTGTCGGTCTGTCTGGTGATTTCATTTACTACACAAAATGGGTCAACGATAAGGGAGTCGTCGATGTTTACAAAATCGGACTAACGGATGGAAAGACTGCTCTCGTCAAGAAAGGATTGCCTCCAGCAGAGAATCCGATCATTATTGCTGGGAAGTATCTATACTACATCTCAGAAATAAAAGGGGTACACACGGTAGGCCGAATGAATATGACGGACGGCAAGACAACCCCGCTGTATCCATTAGGCAGCAATTCCAATCAATCGATAAACATCGGGGGAGAGTTCATCTTTTTTTACGAATATCAAGCTTCCGATCATGAAAAAAAAGATGTATTCAAAGTGAAAATGGGCGAAAACAAAGTAGAGAAGGTAACCTCAAAGGCGAAATAA
- a CDS encoding MFS transporter, which yields MSLKPEYLQNYIDSPDKQQRLYKRTLWIVVISQIFGGAGLAAGVTVGALLAQDMLGSESLAGIPSALLTLGSAVAALLVGRLSQRFGRRLGLASGFLAGGIGAIGVVIAAVANSIVLLFASLILYGAGTATNLQARYAGTDLAKPKQRATAVSIAMVSTTFGAVAGPNLVEVMGRFATSIGVPALAGPFILGAAAFILAGLVFWVLLRPDPFIVSKAIAEAQQVDQNSSSCLNENQLASNNRGIIVGATVMILTQIVMVAIMTMTPVHMKHHGHGLSEVGIVIGFHIGAMYLPSLLTGVLVDKIGRSTMAYASGVILLAASLLAAFAPADSMPLLITALVLLGLGWNFGLISGTALIVDATQPATRAKTQGTVDVLIALAGASGGALSGMVVANASYATLSLAGGALSLLLVPVLIWSHRKSKHSVEISQN from the coding sequence ATGTCACTCAAACCTGAATATTTACAAAACTACATCGACTCCCCAGATAAACAGCAAAGACTATACAAACGAACGCTCTGGATTGTAGTCATCTCACAAATTTTCGGCGGTGCAGGACTTGCGGCAGGTGTCACCGTAGGGGCTCTCCTCGCTCAGGATATGCTCGGTTCGGAAAGTCTCGCAGGTATCCCTTCCGCATTGCTCACGCTTGGCTCTGCTGTCGCTGCCTTGCTGGTGGGTCGACTCTCTCAACGCTTTGGACGCCGTTTGGGACTCGCTAGCGGATTCTTGGCCGGAGGTATTGGCGCAATTGGGGTGGTTATCGCAGCCGTCGCAAACAGTATTGTCCTTCTGTTTGCTTCCTTAATTTTGTATGGGGCTGGCACCGCTACTAACCTGCAGGCCCGCTATGCAGGCACAGACTTGGCAAAGCCTAAACAGCGAGCGACTGCCGTGAGTATTGCCATGGTCTCCACTACATTCGGGGCCGTTGCAGGACCAAACCTGGTGGAAGTCATGGGACGATTCGCTACATCCATCGGTGTCCCCGCACTGGCTGGTCCTTTCATCTTGGGTGCGGCAGCCTTTATCCTCGCTGGTCTCGTATTTTGGGTGTTGCTTCGCCCGGACCCGTTCATCGTTTCGAAAGCAATCGCCGAAGCGCAGCAGGTGGATCAGAACTCGTCATCCTGTCTAAATGAGAATCAGCTTGCAAGCAACAACCGGGGAATCATCGTGGGAGCCACCGTCATGATTTTGACGCAGATTGTCATGGTTGCCATTATGACGATGACGCCTGTACATATGAAGCACCACGGACATGGTCTCTCTGAAGTAGGTATCGTCATCGGTTTTCATATCGGTGCGATGTACCTTCCCTCGCTCTTGACGGGGGTACTCGTTGACAAGATCGGTCGCTCCACAATGGCCTATGCTTCAGGTGTCATACTGCTTGCGGCCAGCCTGCTTGCTGCTTTTGCGCCAGCCGATTCGATGCCGCTACTCATTACCGCTCTTGTGCTGCTCGGACTGGGCTGGAATTTTGGATTAATCAGCGGCACAGCGCTCATCGTGGATGCAACGCAGCCCGCCACTCGTGCGAAAACGCAGGGAACGGTTGATGTCTTGATTGCCTTGGCTGGTGCATCCGGTGGAGCCCTGTCTGGTATGGTCGTCGCCAATGCCAGCTACGCAACACTTTCCCTTGCCGGAGGCGCTTTATCGCTGTTGTTGGTCCCTGTCCTGATATGGTCCCACAGGAAGAGCAAACACAGTGTAGAGATCTCCCAAAACTAA
- a CDS encoding carbon-nitrogen hydrolase family protein, with protein MSNPQQNVRVAVVQAASVIMDLEASTEKAVSLTLEAGEKGAKIVVFPEAFIPAYPRGLTFGTKVGSRSHEGRKDWFRYWDNSIVVPSEETDKLGEAARKAGVYLVIGVIERDNENSGGTLYCSVLFFGPDGELLGVHRKLKPTASERLIWGEGDGSTLPVFDTPYGKIGALICWENYMPLARAAMYAKGVQIYIAPTADARDAWQATIRHIALEGRCFVLSSNQYVTKDMYPTDLACYDDLASSPDEMSRGGSAIVGPLGDYIVEPVFGREEILYADLDIRDIAYSQFDFDVVGHYSRPDVFTLLVNEEKKENVKWMK; from the coding sequence ATGTCTAATCCGCAACAAAACGTTCGAGTTGCTGTTGTTCAAGCTGCTTCTGTCATCATGGATCTTGAGGCAAGTACGGAAAAGGCTGTTTCACTGACACTGGAAGCAGGAGAAAAAGGAGCGAAAATCGTTGTTTTTCCCGAAGCTTTTATCCCGGCGTATCCGAGAGGCCTTACTTTTGGGACAAAAGTAGGCAGTCGTTCCCATGAGGGTCGTAAAGACTGGTTTCGTTATTGGGACAATTCCATTGTCGTCCCGAGTGAAGAGACAGACAAGCTCGGGGAGGCAGCACGCAAAGCTGGCGTGTATCTCGTCATTGGTGTGATCGAGAGAGACAATGAAAACAGCGGCGGCACCTTATATTGTTCCGTCTTATTTTTTGGACCTGATGGTGAGTTGCTCGGCGTGCATCGCAAGCTGAAGCCGACTGCATCCGAACGGTTGATTTGGGGCGAAGGGGACGGAAGTACTTTGCCGGTATTTGATACTCCGTACGGTAAGATCGGGGCTCTAATTTGTTGGGAGAATTATATGCCGTTAGCGCGAGCAGCGATGTATGCAAAAGGCGTTCAAATCTACATCGCACCAACAGCAGACGCGAGGGATGCATGGCAAGCGACTATCCGCCATATCGCACTGGAAGGCAGATGCTTCGTCTTATCGAGCAATCAGTACGTAACAAAAGATATGTATCCGACTGATTTGGCTTGCTACGACGATCTGGCTTCTTCGCCAGACGAGATGAGCAGAGGTGGAAGTGCGATTGTGGGGCCGTTGGGTGACTATATCGTCGAGCCTGTTTTTGGTCGGGAGGAGATTCTCTATGCTGATCTGGACATTCGCGATATCGCTTATAGCCAATTCGATTTTGATGTCGTTGGACATTACTCGCGACCGGATGTTTTTACGTTGTTGGTGAATGAAGAGAAAAAAGAGAATGTGAAGTGGATGAAGTAA
- a CDS encoding DUF2165 family protein, translating to MKVLVVALSAAFGTSIFLGNLMDYHSNYQFVQHVLSMDTTFEGNALMWRAITDPTAHTIAYIGIIIAEGLFSLFGWIAAGNMLRNVKKDAKTFNNSKTFAYIAYMVAFCIWFFGFAIVGAEWFAMWQSQVWNGQQVAFNITEVMIGFVILVSLRDREIADM from the coding sequence TTGAAGGTTTTGGTCGTAGCCTTATCCGCAGCATTTGGGACGTCCATTTTCCTAGGGAATCTTATGGACTACCATTCCAATTATCAATTTGTCCAACATGTTCTGTCCATGGATACCACGTTTGAGGGGAACGCACTTATGTGGCGAGCGATTACTGATCCGACTGCTCACACCATTGCTTATATCGGAATCATTATTGCGGAAGGGCTATTCTCACTTTTTGGGTGGATCGCGGCTGGAAATATGCTGCGTAATGTAAAGAAGGATGCAAAAACGTTCAATAACTCGAAAACATTCGCATACATCGCTTATATGGTCGCTTTTTGCATCTGGTTTTTCGGATTTGCGATTGTGGGCGCAGAGTGGTTCGCCATGTGGCAATCACAAGTATGGAATGGTCAGCAGGTAGCGTTTAATATTACAGAGGTGATGATTGGATTCGTTATCTTGGTTTCCTTGCGAGATCGAGAAATAGCCGATATGTAA
- a CDS encoding SDR family NAD(P)-dependent oxidoreductase, with amino-acid sequence MNQFENKVAVITGAASGIGRALATRCAEEQMKVVLADVEVAALQRVEQELQAAGATVLAVVTDVSKEKDIQMLAQKTLDAFGAVHLLFNNAGVGAGSTIWQSTLADWQWVMNVNLWGAIHATRIFVPMMVEQGTECHIVNTASLAGLESGPGNSIYRVSKHALVSLSETLYHELKIIQSKIGVSVLCPGFVQTQICDAHRNRPAEYSKPEDIAEPSPMTTAIDQFIRSGVEQGISPKEVADHTFLAIKSNRFYILPDLSYKETVRQRMEDILNQHNPTFVIPSHM; translated from the coding sequence ATGAATCAGTTTGAAAACAAAGTAGCGGTCATTACCGGAGCTGCCAGCGGTATCGGACGTGCATTGGCAACGCGCTGTGCTGAAGAGCAGATGAAGGTTGTCCTTGCCGATGTGGAAGTAGCGGCGCTCCAAAGAGTAGAGCAGGAGTTACAGGCGGCAGGAGCAACTGTCCTCGCTGTCGTAACGGACGTAAGCAAAGAAAAAGATATCCAGATGCTTGCACAAAAAACGCTAGATGCGTTCGGTGCTGTCCATCTATTGTTCAACAATGCAGGGGTTGGCGCAGGCTCGACAATCTGGCAAAGCACCCTTGCTGATTGGCAGTGGGTCATGAATGTGAACTTGTGGGGAGCCATTCACGCTACACGGATATTTGTACCCATGATGGTAGAACAAGGGACAGAATGCCACATCGTGAACACAGCCTCTCTCGCTGGCCTTGAATCCGGACCAGGGAATAGCATTTATCGTGTAAGCAAGCATGCGTTGGTCAGTCTGTCGGAAACCCTCTACCACGAATTGAAAATAATCCAATCTAAAATCGGTGTTTCCGTTTTATGCCCCGGCTTTGTTCAGACGCAAATATGTGACGCCCATCGCAATCGTCCAGCCGAGTACAGCAAACCAGAAGATATCGCGGAACCTTCACCGATGACTACCGCTATCGACCAGTTCATTCGTTCAGGTGTCGAGCAAGGAATCTCTCCGAAAGAAGTAGCTGATCACACCTTCCTGGCGATCAAGAGCAATCGCTTTTACATTCTGCCAGATCTATCGTATAAAGAGACTGTGCGTCAGCGAATGGAAGATATCTTGAACCAGCATAACCCGACATTCGTGATTCCTTCGCATATGTAA